Proteins co-encoded in one Arachis hypogaea cultivar Tifrunner chromosome 11, arahy.Tifrunner.gnm2.J5K5, whole genome shotgun sequence genomic window:
- the LOC112719932 gene encoding probable calcium-binding protein CML44, with the protein MCSLTHNDLKRIFEKLDKNGDGLVSLDELNWLLDKTGGSSTSLQELEEHVVGKKSLNLDEFLFFYDSMLKINDNGENEGEVEEVESDLAKAFEVFDLNGDGFISSQELECVLKRLGLLEQQSGNKDCRAMILSYDTNLDGQLDFEEFKNMMMLTTS; encoded by the coding sequence ATGTGTTCCTTAACCCACAATGACTTGAAAAGAATTTTTGAGAAGCTGGACAAGAATGGCGATGGATTAGTGAGCCTTGACGAGTTGAATTGGCTTCTAGACAAGACAGGAGGCTCCAGCACTAGCCTCCAGGAGCTAGAAGAGCATGTAGTTGGAAAGAAGAGCCTCAACTTGGATGAGTTCTTGTTCTTCTACGACTCCATGTTAAAGATCAACGACAATGGCGAAAACGAGGGCGAGGTTGAGGAAGTCGAAAGCGATCTTGCGAAGGCGTTTGAGGTGTTTGATTTGAATGGAGATGGATTCATAAGTAGCCAAGAGCTTGAGTGTGTGTTGAAGAGGCTTGGCTTGTTGGAACAACAGAGTGGGAATAAGGATTGCAGGGCAATGATTTTATCCTATGATACTAATTTGGATGGACAACTCGATTTTGAGGAGTTTAAGAATATGATGATGCTTACCACTTCATAA
- the LOC112719933 gene encoding uncharacterized protein, which yields MATDAKTPTPAAKFQNAEFRELTAPLTSQDGLRFWQLMISGSVAGSVEHMAMFPVDTVKTHMQALGTCPLKRNVTVSQALRTIITSNGGPIALYRGIGAMGLGAGPAHAVYFSFYETCKTFFSRGNPNNSLAHAVSGVCATIVSDAVFTPMDMVKQRLQLSGANGYRGVWDCVKRVMSEEGFGAFYASYRTTVLMNAPFTAVHFVTYEAAKRGLIEVATPESADDERLVVHATAGAAAGALAAAVTTPLDVVKTQLQCQGVCGCDRFENGSIADVLKTIVKKDGYRGLMRGWIPRMLFHAPAAAICWSTYEAGKSFFQELNQSKDSSTII from the exons ATGGCCACAGACGCAAAAACACCAACACCAGCAGCGAAATTTCAGAACGCAGAGTTTCGGGAATTAACGGCGCCGTTAACCTCCCAAGACGGCCTCCGTTTCTGGCAGCTAATGATCTCCGGTTCCGTCGCTGGCTCCGTCGAACACATGGCCATGTTCCCCGTCGACACTGTCAAGACCCACATGCAAGCCCTAGGCACCTGTCCGCTCAAACGAAACGTCACCGTTTCGCAAGCCCTAAGAACCATCATCACGTCGAACGGAGGGCCCATCGCTCTCTACCGCGGAATCGGCGCAATGGGCCTGGGCGCAGGCCCGGCCCATGCGGTCTACTTCTCCTTCTACGAAACCTGCAAGACCTTCTTCTCGCGCGGGAACCCTAACAATTCATTGGCGCACGCTGTTTCCGGTGTATGCGCCACTATTGTGAGCGATGCAGTGTTCACGCCGATGGACATGGTGAAGCAGAGGCTTCAGCTGAGTGGTGCGAATGGTTATCGTGGTGTCTGGGACTGTGTGAAGAGGGTGATGAGTGAGGAAGGGTTTGGTGCTTTCTATGCTTCGTATAGGACCACTGTGTTGATGAATGCGCCTTTTACCGCGGTCCATTTCGTTACTTATGAGGCTGCCAAACGCGGCCTTATTGAGGTGGCGACACCGGAGAGCGCCGATGACGAACGGTTGGTTGTTCATGCGACTGCTGGTGCCGCTGCCGGTGCTTTGGCCGCAGCGGTTACTACTCCACTTGATGTTGTTAAAACTCAGTTACAGTGTCAG GGTGTCTGTGGATGCGATAGGTTCGAAAATGGTTCAATTGCAGATGTTTTAAAAACAATAGTGAAAAAGGATGGATACAGAGGGCTCATGCGAGGATGGATTCCAAGGATGCTGTTCCATGCTCCTGCAGCCGCAATCTGCTGGTCAACGTACGAGGCTGGGAAGTCCTTTTTCCAAGAATTAAATCAGAGTAAAGACAGCAGCACTATCATATGA